One Exiguobacterium sp. BMC-KP genomic window, ATCAGGTGAAGGAAGCTCGCAAAGGGCCGTCAACTGCAGAAATGAAGCCAGAAGATTTGTTTGCATCTAAAGGATGTACAGGTTGTCACGGTGGAAACTTAGAAGGCGGAGTAGGTCCGAACTTAACAAAGATCGGCGCGAAGCTGAAAGAAGATGAAATCAAGAACATCGCAATGAACGGTAAAGGGCAAATGCCTGGCGGTCTTGCGAATGACGAAGAGGCAGCTGCTCTAGCCAAGTGGTTAGCTGCTAAGAAATAAGAACAAGGGCATCTATCTCATTGCGAGATGGATGTTTTTTTGTGGTGTATGGTATCTTTTTTACCGTAAATCCGCTATTTTTAAAAGAGAGTTTTTCGGAAAATAGGAAGGATGAAGATGATGCAAATGAACGTCGTATTGGATCAACGACTCCAAAAAGTCGTGTCGTATATTCCACAAGGAGCCATCCTCGCAGATATTGGATCAGATCATGCATTCGTACCTTGTTTTTGCGTACAACAAAAGAAAATCGAGCGTGCGATTGCAGGAGAGGTCAATGAAGGACCGATGGAAGCGGCAAAAGGACAAGTGGCGCTTGTCGGCCTCGAATCACAGATCGATGTCCGTTTAGGAAGTGGCTTATCCGTTTTGAATCCGGGAGAAGCAACAGCGATTACGATTGCTGGAATGGGTGGAACACTGATTGCCTCTATCCTTGAAGAAGGAAAAGATCGATTATCTGGTAAGGAACGATTGATTCTTCAACCAAATGTTGATGCAGTTGATGTTCGGAACTGGTTACTTACAAACTCGTATGCGTTGTTATCAGAAGCAATCGTTGAGGAGAACGGAAAGATTTACGAGATCCTCGTTGCGGAACGTGGAGAAGAAACACTGTATTCAGAGGACGATACAATACGTCAGTGGGAATTATTCTTTGGACCGCAGTTGATGCGGGAACGGGCACCTGAGTTCGTCCAAAAATGGCAGCTTGAAAAACAAAAGCGAGAGTATATTTTAGCTCAGATGAAACAAGGGCAAGCAACTGAGATTTTATCTGAGAAAATCGAAGCAATCGAACAATTGATTCAAAAGATGGAAGAGGTGACGAACTGATGGCGAACGGTAACTATGTCATTGAGCAGTTTGAAGCATTTGCTCCGAAAAAATTCGCCCTCGAGGGAGATCCAATCGGTCTACAAATTGGAACATTAAATAAGGAAATCAAGCGTGTACTTGTGACACTTGATGTCTTGGAGTCTGTTGTCGATGAAGCGATCGAAAAGAAGATTGATCTCATCATCGCACATCATCCGCCGATTTTTAGTAAGTTAGCGAATGTGACGGATCGTTCCGCGACGGGACGGATTGTCTCAAAATGTATTAAGCATGATATTGCGGTGTACGCTGCGCATACAAATCTTGACGTCACACCAGGAGGGGTCAATGACTGGATGGCGGAAGCCCTTGGTCTTGAGTCTTGTGAAGTGTTAGCGCCAACGTTTGAAGATACGCAATATAAATTAAGCGTATTCGTACCGACTGAAGCTGTAGAACGTGTTTCAACAGCACTTGCACAGGCGGGAGCAGGGAAAGACGGTGAGTATAGTGATTGTCAATTCCATGTCAACGGAACGGGTCAATTCCGACCTTCGACGGAGGCTACCCCGTATATTGGAGAAGCGGGACAACTCGAGCAGGTTCCGGAAGTTCGGATCGAGACAATCGTGACGGAACTGAATCAGAAACAAGTTATTCGAGCAATGAAACAAGCCCATCCATATGAAGAGGTCGCTTATGACCTCATTCGCCAAGAACGTGCGGCAGCACAGCTCGGTCTTGGTCGGATTGGACGATTGCCAGAAGCGATGACATTACGGGCATTTGCAGAACATGTTCGCAAGGCGTTTGATGTACAGAACTTACGCTTCGTCGGGGACGAATCACGTCCGATTAAGAAAGTAGCCGTTCTTGGAGGTGACGGGAATAAGTACGTCTCTACTGCTGCTTTTGCTGGAGCGGATGTCCTAGTGACGGGCGATCTCTATTTCCATGTTGCTCATGACGCAATGGCACTCGGGTTAGCTGTCGTCGACCCGGGACACCACGTTGAATCAGTCATGAAAGAAGGCGTCGTCAACGAATTAAGTAGACGATTCAAGGAGAAGAAGATCGACGTAGAGCTCATTGTCTCGACAGCGAATACGAATCCTTTTCAATTTTTATGATATATGAAGTAGTTGAATAAATAAAAATCACGATAAAACACCGGACGGCGAAGATTCGCTGTCCGGTGTTTGTTATTGCTTCTGCTATATTCTGATTAAAGAATTTTTACTTTTGGTAAAATCCGTCGTAGTTCAAGGAACGGTGTTTTGTCATGCGTACTAATATCAGCGGGATCATATTGCTGTAGGAAATCAATGACCTTTTTCGTGATCGGTGTCGGAGTCGATGCACCAGACGTGACACCAACTTGCGTGACACCCTCAAGCCAATTTAAGTCAAGTTCCGTTAAATCACCGATTCGATGTGCCGGAGTACCTGCGATATCGAAAGATACTTGTGCCAAACGGTTCGAGTTGTTTGAACGCGGATCCCCAACGACGATGACGAGATCACAGTCTCCTGCTTGATCGGCAACTGCTTCTTGTCGAACTTGTGTAGCGTTACAGATTTCATTGTGTACTTCAACATGTGGATACTTTTTACGAACATGTTCCATCAAAGCTTGAACATCCCACTGACTCATCGTCGTCTGGTTCGTGACGATGATTTTCTTGTGAGCAAGCTGAGGTGGAAGTTCATCGATATCTTCGACTTTTTCGATGAGGTGGACGTGCTCTGGTGCTACGCCGACGGCTCCTTCAGGTTCTGGATGTCCGTGTTTACCAACATAAATGACTTCGTAATCGTCTGCAACGACTTGACGGATTAAATCGTGAGTGCGTGTTACGTCAGGACATGTTGCATCGACCACGTGTAGGTTCTTTTCAGCAGCACGAGCATACACAGCAGGTGAGATACCATGTGCTGTGAAGATGACCGTTCCTTCTTGAATCGTCTCAAGTGCTTCGAGTCGGTCAGGACCATCGACCGTAATCACACCCATACTCTCGAATTCGCGAGTTACGTGTGCATTATGAACGATCATACCAAGAATATGAATCGGACGTGGCAGGTCTTTATTCAATGCCGCTTGTTGTGCAAGTTTCATTGCATCGACGACACCATAACAATAGCCGCGGGGGCTGATTTTTTTTACTAGCATAGTTGTAGATTCTCCCTTTGTGAAAAAGAATGATTAGTTAGAGTGTACCATTGATTAGATGTGAATGAAAATAGAGGAGTCTGTTTCAGAAACAGAACATGGTATACTAATGAAGTTGCAATTATTCAATAGGGGGGCGAAAGGATGGAGTCTAAGAAAATGATGCGGTCGTATTTTTTTCAAATCACCGCTATCTTATTCATCCTGTTATGTCTTGTCATTTCAGCGCTTGCCTTCACAGCAGATCGTGTCACGATTTCTCGAGTTGAACAGCAAACGGAAAAACAGAGTGAAAAAAGTGTCGAGGTCTCAGGAAATGCGATTCGTGATAACATTGGAAATTTACATGAAGAAATCATGGGTTTGCAGTTAAACGTCAAAAATCCTGATAAGCTAAGTCAAAAAATTGAAGAATCAAATCTTCTTGATATTGATACTGGATTTAAAAGTCTTTTTTATTTTGACAGAAAGACGAAGCAGATTACTTGGTTCTCAAGTGAAGATCGTCGTGTTCCAGATAGTACGATAATAAAGGATGATGATTTTTTACAAACTCTAACAAGTACAGATTTCCATATGAGTAAGTTGTACACAATGGAATCCGATGCCGTCACATATATGTTCGTGCCAGTTCGAGATGGTAACGAACGTGTAGGTGTGTTTGGTGGCGGATTAAGTGCTATGAATTCGATCATTTTCAGGAAATCACTAGAATCTTTTGATGATCAAACGATTGCCTATTTATTTAATAGTAAAAAAGAATTGCTAACAACGTCGAGTAATCTTGTGACAGACGAAGAACGATTATTATCGAGAAGCGTGATTGATCGTGCCTTTCGATCCGTCGAACCATCTGAAATTTTTAGTACGAATCAAGATATGTATTACTTTGCAAAGGATTTAAAGGTAACGGATTGGAAAATTCTCGTTCGAACGCCACGAAATGTTTTTTATGAACCTGTTTATACGACCCGACAACAATACTTGATCATTGCAGCGTTAACACTTGTTTTGAGCTTGATTGTTGGTTATTTAATGTCAAGACAATTGACATCTCCTTTACTTGAGCTTGTTCATAAAATTGAGAGAAGTAGTTCCCCAAAACCAATCGTTCTCGAACGTGCCGGATCAAATGAAGTTAAAACATTGGTCGCTGCTTATAATGAATATTCACAGCGAATGGAACATGCGCGACTTGAGCAGTTAAGTCAACAGCAAACAATGTTGCAGCAAGAAAAACTAGTGTCACTTGGTCAATTAGCAGCTGGAATTGCTCATGAAATTCGTAATCCATTGACACCAGTCAAAATGACCTTACAGTTATTAGCTGCAGAAAAAGATCGAGATACAGAGATGTTGATGCTTGCTTTATCTGAACTTGATCGAGCGAATGGTATGATCCAGACGATGCTCGATTTATCAAAAGGAGAGAACAACGCTCTTCAAAAATCGACAATTGATTTAAATGAATTGATGAAGAAGTTGACGTACATCCTCGAAGCAGAAGCACACCTTTATGAAGCAGATTGTAAAATTTACACACCATCTTTCATGCCGAAGATTCATGCTTCAGAAGAAGGTATTTTGCAGATTTTAGCAAACTGTTTGCGAAATGCACTTCAAGCTGTAGCATTCAAAGGATCTGATGGGATTTGTCATTTACATGTACATGTCTATCCAGAAGAGGTGGTCTTTATTATCCAAGATAATGGTGTCGGCATGGATGGTGAGCAGATTGATCATGTAGGTCAAGCATTCAAGACGTCAAAAGTAGATGGAAATGGCCTTGGACTGTTTATGTCGAAGCAGATCGTACGTGATCACAAAGGAAAGATGATTTTTGACAGCAAACCTGGGGTTGGCACAACGATTCAAGTTCACTTACCTCGAAAGGAGCAAACGGAATGAAATTCAATAAAGCATGGCTATTCATTTTAGTCGTTTGGATATCATCCGTTCTCATTATATCAAATATGTTTGTGAATCCTGATTCGAGCCCGCGTCGTCATCTCATTGGTTTTACGATTGTGAATGATAAACACGAATTTGCCCAACGTCTTGTTGATGCGTTCAAAGCGCAGGCCAAAGTTAAC contains:
- the cccA gene encoding cytochrome c550, translating into MRNPLVPFAAIAVIAIIAMISLSYFGVDQVKEARKGPSTAEMKPEDLFASKGCTGCHGGNLEGGVGPNLTKIGAKLKEDEIKNIAMNGKGQMPGGLANDEEAAALAKWLAAKK
- a CDS encoding tRNA (adenine(22)-N(1))-methyltransferase, which produces MMQMNVVLDQRLQKVVSYIPQGAILADIGSDHAFVPCFCVQQKKIERAIAGEVNEGPMEAAKGQVALVGLESQIDVRLGSGLSVLNPGEATAITIAGMGGTLIASILEEGKDRLSGKERLILQPNVDAVDVRNWLLTNSYALLSEAIVEENGKIYEILVAERGEETLYSEDDTIRQWELFFGPQLMRERAPEFVQKWQLEKQKREYILAQMKQGQATEILSEKIEAIEQLIQKMEEVTN
- a CDS encoding Nif3-like dinuclear metal center hexameric protein; the protein is MANGNYVIEQFEAFAPKKFALEGDPIGLQIGTLNKEIKRVLVTLDVLESVVDEAIEKKIDLIIAHHPPIFSKLANVTDRSATGRIVSKCIKHDIAVYAAHTNLDVTPGGVNDWMAEALGLESCEVLAPTFEDTQYKLSVFVPTEAVERVSTALAQAGAGKDGEYSDCQFHVNGTGQFRPSTEATPYIGEAGQLEQVPEVRIETIVTELNQKQVIRAMKQAHPYEEVAYDLIRQERAAAQLGLGRIGRLPEAMTLRAFAEHVRKAFDVQNLRFVGDESRPIKKVAVLGGDGNKYVSTAAFAGADVLVTGDLYFHVAHDAMALGLAVVDPGHHVESVMKEGVVNELSRRFKEKKIDVELIVSTANTNPFQFL
- a CDS encoding 4-hydroxy-3-methylbut-2-enyl diphosphate reductase is translated as MLVKKISPRGYCYGVVDAMKLAQQAALNKDLPRPIHILGMIVHNAHVTREFESMGVITVDGPDRLEALETIQEGTVIFTAHGISPAVYARAAEKNLHVVDATCPDVTRTHDLIRQVVADDYEVIYVGKHGHPEPEGAVGVAPEHVHLIEKVEDIDELPPQLAHKKIIVTNQTTMSQWDVQALMEHVRKKYPHVEVHNEICNATQVRQEAVADQAGDCDLVIVVGDPRSNNSNRLAQVSFDIAGTPAHRIGDLTELDLNWLEGVTQVGVTSGASTPTPITKKVIDFLQQYDPADISTHDKTPFLELRRILPKVKIL
- a CDS encoding sensor histidine kinase; amino-acid sequence: MESKKMMRSYFFQITAILFILLCLVISALAFTADRVTISRVEQQTEKQSEKSVEVSGNAIRDNIGNLHEEIMGLQLNVKNPDKLSQKIEESNLLDIDTGFKSLFYFDRKTKQITWFSSEDRRVPDSTIIKDDDFLQTLTSTDFHMSKLYTMESDAVTYMFVPVRDGNERVGVFGGGLSAMNSIIFRKSLESFDDQTIAYLFNSKKELLTTSSNLVTDEERLLSRSVIDRAFRSVEPSEIFSTNQDMYYFAKDLKVTDWKILVRTPRNVFYEPVYTTRQQYLIIAALTLVLSLIVGYLMSRQLTSPLLELVHKIERSSSPKPIVLERAGSNEVKTLVAAYNEYSQRMEHARLEQLSQQQTMLQQEKLVSLGQLAAGIAHEIRNPLTPVKMTLQLLAAEKDRDTEMLMLALSELDRANGMIQTMLDLSKGENNALQKSTIDLNELMKKLTYILEAEAHLYEADCKIYTPSFMPKIHASEEGILQILANCLRNALQAVAFKGSDGICHLHVHVYPEEVVFIIQDNGVGMDGEQIDHVGQAFKTSKVDGNGLGLFMSKQIVRDHKGKMIFDSKPGVGTTIQVHLPRKEQTE